A stretch of Equus przewalskii isolate Varuska chromosome 11, EquPr2, whole genome shotgun sequence DNA encodes these proteins:
- the LOC139074594 gene encoding olfactory receptor 1S1-like: MHRRNQSTISEFLLLGLSNQPEQQNLIFALFLGMYLVTVVGNGLIILTIGLDSYLHTPMYIFLANLSFADISSISTSVPKMLMNIQTKSQSISYESCITQMYFSIMFVAIDNFLLGAMAYDRFVAICHPLNYMTIMQPRLCILLTVISWVLSNIVSLTHTLLLLQLLFCDSNTLPHFFCDLALLLELSCSDTMINELVLFLVGLPVITFPFAVILFSYICIVRAVMRISSTEGKWKAFSTCGSHLTVVLLFYGTIVGVYFFPSSTHRDDRDKIGAVLFTVVTPMVNPFIYSLRNKDMKGALKKLISRKSFLPLMP; the protein is encoded by the coding sequence ATGCATCGAAGAAACCAAAGCACCATCTCTGAATTCCTCCTCTTGGGACTGTCCAACCAACCTGAGCAGCAGAACCTCATCTTTGCTCTTTTCCTGGGTATGTACCTGGTCACTGTGGTTGGGAATGGGCTCATCATTCTGACCATTGGCTTGGATTCTTACCTTCACACCCCCATGTATATCTTCCTTGCCAATCTATCCTTTGCTGATATTTCCTCCATTTCCACCTCAGTCCCCAAAATGCTGATGAATATTCAGACCAAGAGTCAGTCCATCTCCTATGAAAGCTGCATCACACAGATGTACTTTTCTATTATGTTTGTTGCCATTGACAATTTCCTCTTGGGGGCCATGGCCTATGACCGTTTTGTGGCTATTTGCCACCCTCTGAACTATATGACCATCATGCAACCCAGGCTCTGCATTTTGCTCACAGTCATCTCATGGGTCCTCAGTAATATTGTCTCCCTGACACACACCCTCCTGCTCCTTCAACTGCTCTTCTGTGACAGCAATACTCTTCCACACTTCTTCTGTGACTTGGCCCTTCTGCTCGAGCTGTCCTGTTCTGACACAATGATAAATGAGCTTGTGTTGTTCCTTGTGGGCTTACCAGTCATCACCTTCCCCTTTGCTGTGATTCTCTTCTCCTACATCTGCATTGTCAGAGCTGTCATGAGAATTTCATCCACAGAGGGAAAGTggaaagccttctccacctgtggctcTCACCTGACCGTTGTATTGCTCTTCTACGGAACTATTGTTGGAGTTTACTTTTTCCCTTCATCCACTCATCGTGATGACAGAGATAAGATTGGTGCAGTACTATTCACCGTAGTGACACCCATGGTGAACCCCTTCATCTATAGCCTGAGGAACAAGGACATGAAAGGTGCCCTGAAAAAGCTCATCAGTAGGAAAAGCTTCCTTCCTTTGATGCCTTGA